The Anaerolineae bacterium genome window below encodes:
- the plsY gene encoding glycerol-3-phosphate 1-O-acyltransferase PlsY, translating into MDLLTIARTAIVCYLIGAIPTAYLIGRLNGINIFEVGSGNMGATNAIRALGWGWGVVVWAIDISKGIAAVALAMTLLPNGYAQVVGGLAAILGHNWSLFAALLTGRLRGGKGAATWMGTFLMIAPTPSVALVIGLFAAIVLLTRYVSLGVLLSVAAGAISLAVLAYSQIAGMPTLLGAREAYIAYGILAAVMIFYRHRDNIQRLLAGTERRLGERA; encoded by the coding sequence ATGGATTTGCTGACGATCGCAAGAACAGCCATCGTGTGCTACCTGATCGGGGCCATCCCCACGGCTTACCTGATCGGGCGCCTCAACGGCATCAACATTTTCGAGGTAGGCAGCGGTAACATGGGGGCGACCAACGCCATCCGTGCCCTGGGCTGGGGCTGGGGCGTGGTCGTCTGGGCGATCGACATCAGCAAGGGCATCGCTGCCGTAGCGCTGGCGATGACTCTGCTCCCGAACGGCTACGCCCAGGTGGTGGGCGGGCTGGCGGCCATCCTGGGGCATAACTGGTCGCTGTTCGCCGCCCTGTTGACCGGACGGCTGCGCGGGGGCAAAGGGGCTGCTACCTGGATGGGCACTTTCCTCATGATCGCCCCGACCCCATCAGTTGCCCTGGTGATCGGCTTGTTCGCCGCGATCGTCTTGCTGACCCGCTATGTCTCGCTGGGCGTACTGCTCAGCGTGGCAGCAGGGGCGATCTCGCTGGCTGTCCTGGCCTACAGCCAGATTGCGGGCATGCCGACTCTGCTGGGGGCCAGGGAAGCCTACATCGCTTATGGCATCCTGGCCGCAGTTATGATCTTCTACCGCCACCGCGATAACATCCAGCGCCTGCTGGCCGGGACTGAGCGCCGGCTTGGCGAGCGGGCGTAG
- a CDS encoding glycosyltransferase family 2 protein translates to MSSIPDWPFISVVMPVRNEAAFIARSLGAMLAQDYPPDRLEVIVVDGQSDDGTREIVAGIAARDPRVRLVDNPRRIIPIALNLGIRAARYPLIARMDGHTIAAPDYLRRCVQIMAESGADNVGGCWEYAGEGWIGQAIAAAMESRFGVGPGRWRGPVAGEADTVPYGFYRRERLLALGGFDEVYLTNEDYELNYRLRASGGRIVYSPEIWMTYYVRPCLIALGRQYFRYGYWKARMLRQHPRSLRPRQLAAPLLVAGLVVGTVLQMAGGFWRAAYVVAVGLYLLLAAVFSLRQAARRGWRLLPGILVAFLVLHLAWGTGFWYGVWRWMIRRADHR, encoded by the coding sequence ATGTCTTCCATCCCTGATTGGCCCTTTATCTCCGTCGTGATGCCCGTCCGCAACGAGGCGGCTTTCATTGCTCGCAGCCTGGGCGCGATGCTGGCCCAGGATTACCCGCCTGACCGGCTTGAAGTCATTGTCGTTGACGGCCAGAGTGATGATGGCACGAGGGAGATTGTCGCCGGGATTGCCGCCCGCGATCCGCGTGTCCGGCTGGTCGATAATCCCCGGCGGATCATCCCCATTGCGCTCAACCTGGGCATCCGGGCGGCCCGCTACCCGCTGATCGCCCGCATGGACGGTCATACCATCGCCGCCCCGGATTATCTCCGCCGCTGTGTGCAGATCATGGCGGAAAGCGGGGCGGATAATGTAGGTGGGTGCTGGGAATACGCCGGGGAAGGCTGGATCGGGCAGGCCATCGCCGCGGCGATGGAGTCACGCTTTGGGGTTGGGCCGGGGCGCTGGCGCGGCCCGGTAGCCGGAGAGGCCGATACCGTCCCCTATGGCTTCTACCGGCGGGAGCGCCTGCTGGCGCTGGGTGGTTTTGACGAGGTCTACCTGACCAACGAAGACTACGAGCTGAACTACCGTCTACGGGCCAGCGGCGGGCGCATCGTCTACTCGCCGGAGATCTGGATGACCTACTATGTGCGCCCCTGCCTGATCGCGCTGGGGAGGCAATACTTCCGCTACGGGTACTGGAAAGCCCGGATGCTCAGGCAGCATCCCCGCTCGCTCCGCCCGCGCCAGCTGGCGGCGCCGTTGCTGGTGGCCGGGCTGGTGGTCGGGACGGTGTTGCAGATGGCCGGCGGTTTCTGGCGGGCAGCCTACGTTGTGGCGGTGGGCCTGTACCTGCTGCTGGCGGCTGTGTTCAGCCTGCGTCAGGCCGCCCGGCGCGGCTGGCGCCTGCTGCCAGGCATCCTGGTAGCTTTTCTGGTCCTGCATCTGGCCTGGGGAACGGGCTTCTGGTACGGGGTATGGCGCTGGATGATCCGCCGCGCCGACCATCGCTAG
- a CDS encoding serine/threonine protein kinase: protein MVFRRAATILEPGQVWQGYQIQRLLGRGTLTEVYRAFSPALNAAVALKILTFRPTDEDKAAALQQRFFQALPACAALDHPGIARVYDYGQAEQHYYIASQLIEGKTLLDVLSERRSGLPQARALTIFRQVAEAVAYAHSRGVAHQDIRPGNILLAGPETPVVVDFGLLRVATGDAQTTAEFSPRAPLYMSPEQASGAEVTPQADIYSLGILLYEMLTGDVPFRGSTPVQILLQHLQRDPRPPSELVPDLDPRVEAAILRAMAKNPADRFSSPLDMVAALEEPAQNLDYETISLTRQDIQQVREHFRQVKSAPPQPAPRPDSVPEMPPAAGEPDKVRWWIWVWVVLALLIVLALGALVISQLGG from the coding sequence ATGGTTTTCAGGCGCGCGGCCACTATTCTCGAGCCAGGGCAGGTCTGGCAGGGTTACCAGATCCAGCGTCTGCTCGGCAGGGGCACCCTGACCGAAGTCTACCGGGCTTTTTCCCCTGCCCTGAACGCCGCTGTTGCCCTCAAGATTCTGACGTTCCGGCCTACCGACGAGGATAAGGCGGCTGCCCTGCAGCAACGTTTTTTCCAGGCGCTGCCCGCCTGCGCTGCCCTGGATCACCCCGGCATTGCCCGCGTGTATGACTATGGCCAGGCGGAACAGCATTACTACATCGCTTCCCAGTTGATCGAGGGCAAGACCCTGCTCGACGTGCTCTCCGAGCGCCGGAGCGGTCTACCACAGGCGCGGGCACTGACGATCTTCCGCCAGGTGGCTGAAGCAGTCGCTTATGCCCACAGCCGGGGGGTGGCCCACCAGGACATCCGCCCCGGCAATATCCTGCTGGCCGGGCCAGAGACGCCGGTCGTGGTCGATTTTGGCTTGCTCCGCGTGGCCACCGGCGACGCCCAGACCACCGCCGAGTTTAGCCCGCGCGCGCCGCTCTACATGTCGCCGGAACAGGCCAGTGGGGCAGAAGTTACGCCCCAGGCTGATATCTACTCGCTTGGCATTCTGCTCTATGAAATGCTCACCGGCGACGTACCTTTTCGCGGCAGCACGCCGGTGCAAATCCTGCTCCAGCACCTGCAGCGCGATCCACGCCCACCCAGCGAACTGGTGCCCGATCTCGATCCCCGCGTGGAGGCGGCTATTCTGCGGGCTATGGCCAAGAACCCGGCGGATCGTTTCAGTTCGCCGCTGGACATGGTGGCCGCCCTTGAGGAGCCGGCGCAAAACCTGGACTACGAGACCATCTCGCTAACCAGACAGGACATTCAGCAGGTACGGGAGCACTTCCGCCAGGTCAAATCTGCCCCGCCCCAGCCCGCCCCCAGGCCGGACAGCGTGCCTGAAATGCCCCCGGCAGCCGGAGAACCGGATAAGGTACGCTGGTGGATATGGGTGTGGGTCGTTTTGGCGCTGCTGATCGTGCTGGCGCTGGGCGCACTGGTGATCAGCCAGCTCGGCGGGTGA
- a CDS encoding PHP domain-containing protein, with amino-acid sequence MVEVVGNLHLHTVYSDGALPHAVIAAAAARAGLDFLVVTDHNVRAQGLEGLYRTPDGRQVLLLTGEEVHDMLREPQRNHLLVYGAGREMAPAAQGQPPQRLLDAVREAGGISFLAHPVEVAVPWAGEGEYGWDDLDVTGFTGIELWNTMSSVKMMLPDPVRGIFALFFPDLVMVGPPLQTLRLWDDLLRQGRPVVAIGNADAHGGVYRFGPLRKVIYPYEFLFRCVNTHVLLDAPLSGDPLADGPMIYRALAQGHAFVGYGLPGNPRGFRFEAWLGDNVTAIMGDTTPLAGGQRLRIAAPAPARLKLLRDGVSVAEAKGQELVYHPTQPGIYRAEAWKRYRGRERGWIFSNPITLTGPADRIGNT; translated from the coding sequence ATGGTCGAAGTGGTTGGCAATCTGCATCTGCATACTGTGTATTCTGATGGAGCGCTGCCTCATGCGGTGATTGCGGCTGCCGCTGCGCGGGCCGGGCTGGATTTCCTGGTAGTGACCGATCACAACGTCCGGGCGCAGGGGCTGGAGGGCCTGTACCGGACCCCGGATGGGCGGCAGGTGCTCCTGCTGACAGGAGAAGAAGTGCACGATATGCTGCGCGAGCCGCAGCGCAACCACCTGCTGGTCTATGGCGCCGGGAGAGAAATGGCGCCCGCCGCTCAGGGCCAGCCGCCCCAGCGCCTGCTGGACGCTGTACGGGAGGCTGGCGGAATATCCTTCCTGGCCCATCCGGTGGAGGTGGCCGTACCCTGGGCCGGGGAAGGCGAATACGGTTGGGACGATCTGGATGTGACTGGCTTCACCGGGATCGAGCTGTGGAACACCATGTCCTCCGTCAAAATGATGCTACCTGATCCGGTGCGCGGTATTTTTGCCCTGTTCTTTCCGGATCTGGTGATGGTTGGCCCGCCGCTGCAGACGCTCCGGCTGTGGGACGATCTGTTGCGGCAGGGGCGGCCAGTGGTGGCGATCGGCAACGCTGACGCGCACGGGGGGGTCTACCGCTTCGGCCCGCTGCGCAAGGTGATCTACCCGTACGAGTTTCTGTTCCGCTGCGTCAACACCCACGTGCTGCTGGATGCCCCTCTTTCCGGTGATCCGCTGGCTGACGGCCCGATGATCTATCGGGCGCTGGCGCAGGGGCACGCTTTTGTGGGGTATGGCCTGCCCGGCAATCCGCGTGGCTTCCGTTTTGAAGCCTGGCTGGGTGATAACGTTACGGCGATCATGGGCGATACAACGCCGCTGGCAGGCGGCCAGCGGCTCCGGATCGCGGCGCCCGCCCCGGCCCGCCTGAAGCTGCTGCGTGACGGCGTCAGCGTCGCCGAAGCTAAGGGGCAGGAGCTGGTCTACCATCCGACGCAGCCCGGCATCTACCGGGCAGAAGCCTGGAAGCGCTACCGGGGGCGTGAGCGTGGCTGGATCTTCAGCAACCCGATCACCTTGACCGGCCCGGCAGATCGTATTGGAAATACGTAA
- a CDS encoding cation:proton antiporter yields MSPFLQLALALVVIILAAKTGGYISYRLGQPAVLGGLLVGVLLGPSLLDFFHLPIFTAEAHVGETITEMAELGVLLLMFIAGLDLRLSDLIKSGKVSALAGTLGVVTPVLLGTLTGLLFDMTLVSSIFLGLILAATSVSISAQTLMELSALRSRVGISMLGAAVFDDVLVVLGLSIFLALIGDTGAAGLGAVALVLLQMVGYLVIATVVGFYLLPDRLARRVERLPVSQSLLSFAFVTMLLYAWAAEALGGMAAISGAFLAGLIFARSPQKERIETGVMALAYGLFVPIFFVNIGLSANARELIGGSMALMLAMTVVAILSKIIGAGLGGRLGGLTSREALQLGVGMMSRGEVGLIVVSVGVSNGLVSTDVFAAVVGVVILTTLLTPPLLRLLFARNKPSEVAAQKVSPGEVS; encoded by the coding sequence ATGTCGCCATTTCTGCAGCTTGCGCTGGCCCTGGTGGTGATCATCCTGGCGGCCAAAACAGGCGGGTATATCAGCTATCGGCTGGGGCAACCTGCTGTGCTCGGCGGATTGCTAGTTGGCGTCCTGTTGGGGCCATCGCTGTTGGACTTCTTTCACCTCCCCATCTTCACAGCTGAAGCGCATGTTGGCGAAACCATCACAGAAATGGCGGAACTGGGTGTGCTGCTGCTGATGTTCATCGCCGGGCTGGACCTGCGCCTGTCCGATTTGATCAAGTCGGGCAAAGTCTCCGCCCTGGCGGGGACGCTGGGCGTGGTGACGCCGGTGTTGCTGGGAACGCTGACCGGCCTGCTGTTTGACATGACACTGGTATCTTCAATCTTTCTGGGCCTGATTCTGGCTGCCACCAGTGTGAGTATTTCCGCCCAGACGCTGATGGAACTGAGCGCGTTGCGCAGCCGGGTTGGCATCAGTATGCTTGGCGCAGCGGTATTTGATGACGTGCTGGTCGTGCTGGGGCTATCGATCTTCCTGGCGCTGATCGGCGATACGGGCGCGGCAGGGCTTGGCGCGGTAGCGCTCGTCCTGCTGCAGATGGTGGGCTATCTGGTGATTGCGACTGTCGTCGGGTTTTACCTGTTACCCGATCGACTGGCCCGGCGCGTGGAGCGCCTGCCGGTCAGCCAGAGTCTGCTCTCCTTCGCTTTTGTAACCATGCTGCTGTACGCCTGGGCAGCGGAAGCCCTGGGCGGCATGGCGGCCATCAGCGGCGCGTTCCTGGCCGGTTTGATCTTTGCCCGCAGCCCCCAGAAGGAACGCATTGAGACAGGCGTGATGGCCCTGGCTTACGGGTTGTTTGTCCCGATCTTCTTTGTCAACATCGGCCTGAGCGCTAATGCCCGTGAACTGATCGGCGGTAGTATGGCGCTGATGTTGGCCATGACGGTTGTCGCCATCCTCAGTAAGATCATCGGCGCGGGTCTCGGCGGGCGGCTGGGCGGGCTGACCAGCCGCGAGGCGCTCCAGTTGGGCGTCGGGATGATGTCGCGCGGCGAAGTGGGCTTGATCGTCGTCTCGGTGGGGGTGAGCAATGGGCTGGTTTCCACAGATGTCTTCGCGGCGGTTGTTGGCGTGGTGATCCTGACCACACTGTTGACGCCGCCGCTGTTGCGCTTGCTGTTCGCCCGGAACAAACCAAGCGAAGTCGCTGCTCAGAAGGTAAGCCCAGGAGAAGTGTCATGA
- a CDS encoding RibD family protein has protein sequence MSRPRVVVHNIASADGRLTLAPDVLLLGGDERWRAVDDGNSSVGDWLRAHHAPGAILEGSGSFLPEGAEPESLPPFNSDPAPLYEDYLPQAIIGRVGHRGWFCAVDGRGRVRWGVKDGATFGPAWAGWYALSIVHRATPPEYLAYLQREEVPYLVAGSGPQVDLAMALEKLGGKLRVACVLSTGGGKLNGALLRAGLVDEINIEYCPAIIGGVGTPALFDAPPLQAGEWPTRLRLLNAEVRDGGRVWLRYAVEETPGGV, from the coding sequence ATGTCCAGACCTCGCGTGGTGGTGCACAATATCGCCTCCGCCGACGGCAGGTTGACGCTGGCCCCGGATGTGCTGCTGCTGGGCGGCGATGAACGCTGGCGGGCGGTGGATGACGGCAATTCCAGCGTGGGAGACTGGCTGCGCGCCCACCACGCGCCGGGGGCCATCCTGGAAGGCAGCGGATCGTTCCTGCCAGAGGGCGCGGAGCCAGAATCACTGCCGCCCTTCAACAGCGATCCGGCGCCCCTGTACGAGGATTATCTGCCACAGGCCATCATCGGGCGGGTTGGACATCGCGGCTGGTTCTGCGCTGTGGATGGGCGCGGGCGGGTGCGCTGGGGAGTCAAAGACGGCGCGACCTTCGGCCCGGCCTGGGCCGGCTGGTACGCACTCAGTATTGTTCACCGGGCCACCCCGCCCGAATATCTGGCCTATCTGCAGCGGGAGGAAGTCCCCTATCTGGTAGCCGGGTCGGGGCCGCAGGTCGACCTAGCGATGGCGCTGGAAAAGCTCGGTGGGAAGCTAAGGGTCGCGTGCGTGCTTTCCACCGGCGGTGGAAAGCTCAACGGGGCGCTGCTCCGCGCCGGGCTGGTAGACGAGATCAACATCGAATACTGCCCGGCGATCATCGGCGGGGTCGGAACGCCCGCCCTGTTTGATGCGCCGCCGCTGCAGGCGGGGGAATGGCCAACCCGGCTGCGCCTGCTCAACGCTGAGGTGCGGGATGGCGGGCGAGTCTGGCTGCGCTACGCCGTAGAAGAAACCCCAGGCGGGGTGTAG
- a CDS encoding glycosyltransferase family 2 protein, giving the protein MSQGVKLVETKSGVNPRLSIVIPAYNEELRLPSSLREIAAFVESQPYPIEVIIVDNNSTDQTHSIAEAFAAANPYMRVLFEGRQGKGAAIRTGMLAARGAYRFICDADLSMPITQVTRFLPPQLEGYDIAIGSREAPGAVRYDEPWYRHLMGRIFNTIVRLFAVPGFQDTQCGFKMFTAAAAEELFPLQTMDGWSFDVELLHIALRRGRRIVEVPIDWYYRENTRIHPLRDSIAMFREVFRIRANGRRGLYDRR; this is encoded by the coding sequence ATGTCACAGGGAGTCAAGTTGGTGGAAACCAAATCGGGGGTCAACCCCCGCCTGTCGATCGTGATCCCGGCCTACAACGAGGAGTTGCGCCTGCCCTCCAGCCTGCGGGAGATCGCTGCCTTCGTGGAGAGCCAGCCATACCCCATTGAAGTCATCATCGTGGACAACAACAGCACCGATCAGACGCACAGCATCGCTGAAGCTTTTGCCGCGGCCAACCCGTACATGCGTGTGCTCTTTGAGGGGCGGCAGGGCAAGGGCGCGGCCATCCGCACCGGAATGCTGGCTGCGCGCGGTGCGTACCGCTTCATTTGCGACGCCGATCTCTCCATGCCCATCACGCAGGTCACCCGTTTTCTGCCCCCACAGCTTGAAGGCTACGACATCGCCATTGGCTCGCGGGAAGCGCCGGGCGCTGTCCGCTATGACGAGCCGTGGTACCGCCACCTGATGGGCCGTATCTTCAACACCATCGTGCGCCTGTTCGCTGTGCCGGGCTTTCAGGATACGCAATGCGGCTTCAAGATGTTCACCGCCGCCGCCGCTGAGGAGCTATTCCCCCTGCAAACAATGGACGGCTGGAGTTTCGACGTAGAATTGCTGCACATCGCTCTGCGGCGGGGCCGTCGCATTGTTGAGGTGCCAATCGACTGGTACTACCGGGAAAACACGCGCATCCATCCCCTGCGCGACTCGATCGCCATGTTCCGGGAAGTATTCCGCATCCGCGCCAATGGGCGGCGGGGACTCTACGATCGGCGTTGA
- a CDS encoding glycosyltransferase family 2 protein: protein MVSVIVINWNGARHLPTCLDALRAQTYPRLEIIVADNASTDGSQALIREHYPEVRLVALPENRGFTGGNNAGIAASTGEIVILLNNDTEVAPTWVAALVDAFARHPQAGTAASKMLLFDRRDTFHTAGDYYRVDGLPGNRGVWQKDTGQYDREEYVFGACGGALAIRRQVLETIGLLDDDFFFSAEDVDFAWRAQLAGYRCIYVPRAVVYHQLAATGGDVTASYYNGRNFLYILAKDYPGDLFRRHWRAVIGRQAQIAWEALRAWRGAAARARLRGIIAGLVRLPGMLRKRRAVQATRRVSLDYLESILTPVEGN, encoded by the coding sequence CTGGTGTCAGTTATCGTCATCAACTGGAACGGCGCGCGCCATCTGCCCACCTGCCTGGACGCCCTGCGCGCCCAGACGTACCCACGCCTGGAGATCATCGTCGCCGATAACGCCAGCACCGACGGCTCACAGGCCCTGATCCGGGAGCATTACCCGGAAGTGCGGCTGGTCGCCCTGCCGGAGAATCGCGGCTTCACCGGCGGCAACAACGCCGGGATCGCCGCCAGCACGGGCGAGATCGTCATCCTGCTCAACAACGACACAGAAGTCGCGCCGACCTGGGTCGCCGCACTGGTGGATGCCTTTGCCCGCCATCCACAGGCTGGCACCGCCGCCAGCAAGATGCTACTTTTTGACCGGCGCGATACCTTCCACACCGCCGGGGACTACTACCGCGTGGATGGCCTGCCCGGCAACCGTGGCGTCTGGCAGAAAGACACAGGCCAGTACGACCGGGAGGAGTATGTCTTTGGCGCCTGTGGCGGGGCGCTGGCCATCCGCCGCCAGGTGCTGGAAACCATCGGCTTGCTGGATGACGACTTCTTCTTCAGTGCAGAGGATGTGGACTTTGCCTGGCGGGCGCAACTGGCCGGTTACCGCTGCATCTACGTGCCACGCGCGGTCGTCTACCACCAGCTGGCTGCTACCGGCGGCGACGTGACCGCCAGCTACTATAACGGGCGTAACTTCCTCTACATCCTGGCCAAGGATTATCCCGGCGATCTGTTCCGCCGCCACTGGCGGGCGGTGATCGGGCGGCAGGCGCAGATCGCCTGGGAGGCCCTACGTGCCTGGCGAGGGGCCGCTGCCCGCGCCCGGCTGCGTGGTATAATAGCCGGGCTGGTTAGGCTGCCCGGAATGCTGCGCAAGCGTCGCGCCGTCCAGGCGACCCGCCGCGTGTCGCTGGACTATCTTGAGTCGATTCTTACCCCTGTTGAGGGGAATTGA
- a CDS encoding helix-turn-helix domain-containing protein, with product MTKPLIELIIHPVRLRILQLLGLGPLTTHQIAGALPDVPASSIYRHVKLLHRHDLIRVVETHRVRSLEERVYALARPPHLGETDLASLTADDHVRSFTLYTAALIHDFANYVQSAGDFRPLEDRAGYTEVLIYATTEEIDAVGRAINAALAPLLTNGPGAGRRLRKLSVISHPVMAPETLKPAEQLTGEDREQPLTEE from the coding sequence ATGACCAAACCGCTGATCGAGCTGATCATCCATCCTGTTCGCCTGCGCATCCTGCAACTACTGGGGCTGGGGCCGCTAACCACCCACCAGATCGCCGGGGCATTGCCAGATGTGCCCGCTTCGTCAATCTACCGCCACGTCAAATTACTGCACCGTCATGACCTGATCCGCGTGGTAGAAACACACCGGGTGCGCAGCCTGGAGGAACGGGTGTATGCCCTGGCTCGTCCACCGCACCTTGGCGAGACCGACCTGGCCAGCCTGACGGCGGATGACCACGTGCGCAGCTTCACGCTGTACACTGCCGCGCTGATCCATGACTTCGCCAACTATGTGCAGAGCGCGGGGGATTTCCGGCCACTGGAAGATCGTGCCGGGTACACCGAGGTGCTCATCTACGCCACAACAGAGGAGATAGACGCAGTCGGGCGGGCGATCAACGCGGCGCTGGCGCCACTGCTGACGAACGGCCCCGGTGCGGGCCGCCGTCTGCGCAAGCTGAGCGTGATCAGCCACCCGGTTATGGCGCCGGAGACGTTGAAACCAGCTGAGCAGTTGACGGGCGAAGATCGGGAACAACCGTTAACTGAGGAATAG
- a CDS encoding beta-lactamase family protein — protein MMTNNRWLGGVLAVVLALGLAMPALAQGEGEITLVPFTSENFGIEGVVPEGWSEPSPGVYARGAGMGDLTSLIQQAAPDMTTEQLITALLPNLGLSKLPEPVGTLETEHFTWTRYDVSVSVSGLTIKVAMALAEDETGVKLVLLQALEEDFDALYESVFLPAVEVLAPLGSAAAGAGEQAIYTDPEGRFTVPIPTNWAAEDRPGYAYLYAPEELITVSIVVVPETDPETALAAAWQVVDPTFDREVKDTIELPAGNLDRFFLFNYKMERDEKFIYQVETRTLGDLTYVLIFYADLTAAQQRAAQIQIVDSGFKITALEEVDLSGVEPLPLTDDLLSELEAYIQDAMARFETPGAAVAIVQDGEIAYTGGFGVRNPAGDPVTPDTRMLIGSTTKTMTTLLMAQMVDEGRMTWDTPATALLPSFRVADPEVTERITVENLVCACTGVPRRDFEILFNSAEMTAERMIETLADFEFFTDFGEAFQYSNQMVAAGGYIAALAGGGEYGSLYDDYVRLMEERIFQPLGMASTTFSFEEVLASDDYATPYSLNFALETVPADMAIEKAILIPITPAGAAWSTVRDMARYMIMQMAGGVTADGTRIVSAENLAHTQQPQIAINAESSYGLGWIISHYKGQTVLSHAGNTIGFTSEFLFLPEAGVGIVILSNQQGSLLNSAVSAHFLELIFDQPPEAEESLTFALEQLRRSRQETFSKVHEIAEPEALAIAPGIYTNPALGEITLSLNEAGVLVLDCGEFQTTLWQYIDPEQQEAGEYSFLMMDAPLAGTPLTFEPVEGSGYTLKLGGGVTEYVFEQVG, from the coding sequence ATGATGACGAACAACCGCTGGCTGGGAGGAGTGCTGGCTGTCGTGCTGGCGCTGGGGCTGGCCATGCCCGCGCTGGCTCAAGGTGAGGGGGAAATTACGCTGGTACCATTTACCAGCGAGAATTTCGGGATTGAGGGCGTCGTGCCGGAGGGCTGGAGCGAGCCGTCGCCGGGCGTTTACGCCCGTGGGGCGGGCATGGGCGACCTGACCTCGTTGATCCAGCAGGCCGCGCCGGACATGACTACCGAGCAACTGATCACCGCCCTGCTGCCCAACCTGGGCCTGAGCAAACTGCCGGAACCGGTGGGAACGCTGGAGACCGAACATTTCACCTGGACGCGTTATGACGTATCCGTCAGCGTCTCCGGGCTGACGATCAAAGTCGCCATGGCACTGGCCGAAGATGAGACCGGCGTCAAGCTGGTGCTGTTGCAGGCGCTGGAGGAGGATTTCGACGCGCTGTACGAAAGTGTTTTCCTGCCAGCGGTAGAGGTGCTGGCTCCGCTGGGCAGCGCAGCCGCTGGAGCCGGAGAACAGGCCATCTACACCGACCCTGAAGGGCGCTTCACCGTCCCCATCCCGACCAACTGGGCAGCGGAAGACCGCCCCGGCTACGCTTACCTGTATGCACCGGAGGAGCTGATCACCGTCTCGATCGTGGTTGTGCCGGAGACCGATCCTGAGACAGCGCTGGCTGCCGCCTGGCAGGTGGTCGACCCGACCTTTGATCGCGAGGTCAAAGACACCATCGAGTTGCCCGCCGGTAACCTGGATCGCTTCTTCCTGTTCAACTACAAAATGGAGCGCGACGAGAAGTTCATTTACCAGGTGGAAACGCGCACCCTCGGCGACCTGACCTATGTCCTGATTTTCTACGCTGACCTGACCGCCGCTCAGCAGCGCGCCGCGCAGATCCAGATCGTCGATAGCGGCTTCAAGATCACCGCCCTGGAAGAAGTCGATCTCTCCGGCGTGGAGCCGCTACCGTTGACGGATGACCTGCTGAGCGAACTGGAAGCCTACATCCAGGATGCCATGGCCCGCTTTGAGACGCCCGGCGCGGCAGTGGCGATCGTGCAGGATGGCGAGATCGCCTATACCGGCGGCTTCGGCGTCCGCAACCCGGCTGGCGACCCGGTCACGCCCGACACGCGCATGTTGATCGGCTCCACCACCAAGACCATGACCACGCTGCTGATGGCCCAGATGGTGGACGAGGGGCGCATGACCTGGGATACACCCGCCACCGCATTGCTGCCGTCCTTCCGGGTGGCCGACCCTGAGGTGACGGAGCGAATCACCGTGGAGAATCTGGTCTGTGCCTGCACCGGCGTGCCCCGCCGCGACTTTGAGATCCTTTTCAACTCAGCGGAAATGACTGCTGAGCGGATGATCGAAACGCTGGCTGACTTTGAATTCTTCACTGATTTCGGCGAAGCCTTCCAGTACAGCAACCAGATGGTCGCGGCGGGCGGCTACATCGCGGCGCTGGCCGGCGGCGGGGAATACGGCAGCCTGTACGATGACTACGTGCGTCTGATGGAAGAGCGTATCTTCCAGCCGCTGGGTATGGCCAGCACAACTTTCTCCTTTGAAGAAGTGTTGGCCAGCGATGACTATGCCACCCCCTACAGCCTGAACTTTGCCCTGGAAACCGTCCCGGCAGACATGGCGATCGAAAAGGCCATCCTCATCCCGATCACCCCCGCCGGGGCAGCCTGGTCAACCGTCCGCGATATGGCCCGCTACATGATCATGCAGATGGCCGGCGGTGTGACCGCTGACGGGACGCGCATTGTCTCCGCCGAGAATCTGGCCCATACCCAGCAGCCGCAGATCGCCATCAATGCCGAGTCCAGCTACGGCCTGGGCTGGATCATCAGCCACTACAAGGGCCAGACGGTGCTCAGTCACGCCGGCAACACGATTGGCTTCACCTCCGAATTCCTCTTCCTGCCAGAAGCCGGGGTAGGGATCGTCATCCTGAGCAACCAGCAGGGTTCACTGCTGAATAGCGCGGTGAGCGCTCACTTCCTTGAACTGATCTTCGACCAGCCGCCGGAAGCGGAGGAATCGCTGACCTTCGCTCTTGAGCAACTGCGCCGCAGCCGCCAGGAGACATTCAGCAAGGTGCATGAGATCGCCGAGCCGGAGGCGCTGGCGATCGCGCCGGGCATATACACCAACCCCGCGCTGGGTGAGATCACCCTCAGCCTCAATGAGGCCGGTGTGTTGGTTCTGGATTGCGGCGAGTTCCAGACAACGCTCTGGCAGTACATCGATCCAGAGCAGCAGGAAGCGGGTGAATACAGCTTCCTGATGATGGACGCGCCGCTGGCCGGGACGCCGCTCACCTTTGAACCAGTGGAGGGCAGCGGCTACACGCTCA